One genomic region from Thermoleptolyngbya sichuanensis A183 encodes:
- the speB gene encoding agmatinase yields the protein MPSLKPPRYQPANSLESPRFSGVRTFARLPYVQDPADVDVAIVGLPFDTGATFKVGARFGPEAVRGASALLRPYNPELDVMVFETLSCVDYGDAPVVPGFIEDSLGAIARTIQPLAEAGVVTLSIGGDHSVALGELRALAAAHGPLALVHFDAHGDYWDSYFGHKYTHGTPFRRAVEEGLILPEASVQLGMRGPLYDSDDLDTPRHAGFTVLTTTQLMHHTPEEIGALVREKVGDRKAFLSFDVDFFDPAFAPGTGTPEVGGPTSFQGLGYLRACTGLTWVGGDVVEVLPAMDHSQVTAHLGAQIGYEFLSLVALSKR from the coding sequence ATGCCTTCTCTCAAACCGCCCCGCTATCAGCCTGCCAACTCGCTCGAATCGCCGCGTTTTTCGGGGGTTCGCACCTTTGCCCGACTGCCCTACGTGCAAGATCCGGCGGATGTAGATGTGGCCATTGTCGGGCTGCCGTTTGATACGGGAGCGACGTTCAAGGTGGGGGCGCGGTTTGGACCAGAGGCGGTGCGCGGTGCGTCGGCGCTGCTGCGGCCCTACAACCCTGAGCTAGACGTGATGGTATTTGAAACACTGTCCTGTGTGGACTACGGTGATGCGCCCGTGGTGCCGGGGTTTATTGAGGACAGCTTGGGGGCGATCGCCCGCACGATCCAACCTCTGGCCGAAGCGGGCGTGGTGACGCTCAGCATTGGCGGCGACCATAGCGTGGCGCTGGGGGAACTGCGGGCGCTGGCTGCGGCTCATGGGCCGCTGGCGCTGGTGCATTTCGACGCACACGGCGACTATTGGGACAGCTACTTTGGACATAAGTACACCCACGGCACGCCGTTTCGCCGCGCTGTGGAGGAAGGGCTAATCCTTCCCGAAGCCTCGGTGCAACTGGGAATGCGCGGCCCGCTCTACGATTCCGACGATCTGGATACGCCGCGCCACGCCGGGTTCACCGTGCTGACCACCACGCAACTGATGCACCACACGCCGGAGGAAATCGGGGCGCTGGTGCGGGAAAAAGTGGGCGATCGCAAGGCGTTTCTCTCCTTCGATGTGGACTTCTTTGACCCTGCCTTTGCCCCCGGCACGGGCACCCCCGAAGTCGGCGGGCCCACGAGCTTTCAGGGACTCGGCTATCTGCGAGCCTGCACGGGACTCACCTGGGTCGGCGGCGACGTGGTAGAAGTGCTGCCTGCGATGGATCATTCCCAGGTGACAGCCCACCTCGGCGCACAAATCGGCTACGAGTTCCTGTCGCTGGTGGCTCTGTCAAAGCGTTAG
- a CDS encoding peptidoglycan D,D-transpeptidase FtsI family protein — protein sequence MTQSVPPPSGLRRSQRAAGKRSSSPASKPAKTTGRPATNPPRRSPAVSVRRLLRQWGRSLNAAWQVLHDLGEGRFPQGSLRKSPGQGATRSAAQRTARSVVSPQRPLRRASLAGPSLAGASLGGASLGGASQGRSPRQRTPGPASPGRSARFPQPRVNPSGSRPQRGKRQTAPRSAVRPASKSVRLHRVDPASHPSAARMLLVWGVLTLGAIGLTANLFRLQVLQADVLSSRAQAQQTVRLQPILPRRPIVDHQGTSLAVDRLVYMLYAHPKLFKKSKDEVAEAIAPILNQSSVDLANLFDEQDSGIEVTFGLSEDAADRIRALRLDGLELLPRQQRFYPQQDLLAEVVGYVNLDREAQAGVEYTQRAALERSNQVARFLRRGQDLVKPGEIPNYMLKQDDLRLKITVDRRLQQAARKALKQKMAEFSAKRGAVLVMEVQTGALRVMAIEPSFDPNQYYTYPMDQLRNWLLTDPYEPGSTFKPINVAIALEAGTVRPNDSFYDEGRIYIGPWPIQNSDGAARGSQTVGEIVAHSSNVGMVRIMQTLKPEIYYDWLAKIELAKPTGIDLPFETAGQVKKRDQFLGDPVEVAVTAFGQGFSLTPVQLLRLQGAIANGGFLVTPHVVEGLFDSSGKLHWQPQYAPPKQVFSRETAQAVLGMMEKAVEEGTGTPAQIPGYRIAGKTGTAQKASATGGYDNVARITSFVSLFPVEAPRYAVLVVIDEPQGDNAYGSTVAAPIARDVMEALIRIDLISPSKAPDTTVVEQ from the coding sequence ATGACCCAATCGGTTCCCCCACCCTCTGGTCTTCGACGATCCCAGCGTGCGGCTGGTAAGCGTTCTTCTAGTCCTGCAAGTAAACCTGCAAAGACGACGGGACGACCAGCTACCAATCCGCCCCGTCGTTCTCCTGCCGTCTCTGTCCGCCGCCTGCTGCGACAGTGGGGGCGATCGCTGAACGCAGCCTGGCAGGTTCTCCATGATCTGGGCGAGGGGCGATTCCCACAGGGATCGCTTCGCAAATCTCCCGGACAAGGGGCAACTCGGTCTGCTGCCCAGCGGACGGCCCGTTCAGTCGTATCGCCTCAGCGGCCGTTGCGGCGTGCATCGCTGGCGGGCCCATCTCTGGCAGGCGCATCTCTGGGGGGTGCATCTCTGGGGGGTGCGTCCCAGGGGCGATCGCCCCGTCAGAGAACACCTGGTCCAGCAAGTCCGGGCCGTTCTGCTCGATTCCCCCAACCCCGTGTGAACCCGTCGGGATCGCGCCCCCAGCGGGGGAAACGGCAGACAGCCCCTCGATCGGCGGTTCGCCCAGCGTCGAAGTCTGTGCGTCTGCATCGGGTCGATCCCGCCAGCCATCCCTCAGCGGCGCGGATGCTATTGGTGTGGGGCGTGTTGACCCTTGGCGCAATCGGGCTGACGGCCAATCTGTTTCGCTTGCAGGTGCTTCAGGCAGATGTCTTGTCCAGCCGCGCCCAAGCTCAGCAGACGGTGAGGTTGCAGCCGATTTTGCCGCGCCGCCCAATTGTCGATCATCAGGGTACGTCGCTGGCGGTGGATCGGCTGGTTTACATGCTCTACGCCCATCCCAAGCTGTTCAAAAAGTCCAAGGATGAGGTGGCCGAGGCGATCGCCCCCATCCTCAACCAGTCCTCGGTAGATTTGGCTAATCTGTTCGACGAGCAGGACAGCGGCATCGAGGTTACCTTCGGACTCTCGGAAGATGCCGCCGACCGGATTCGGGCCCTGCGGCTGGACGGGCTAGAACTGCTTCCCCGACAGCAGCGCTTCTACCCGCAGCAAGACCTACTGGCGGAGGTAGTGGGCTATGTCAATCTAGATCGAGAAGCGCAGGCGGGTGTGGAGTATACCCAGCGGGCGGCCCTGGAGCGGTCGAACCAAGTGGCTCGCTTTTTGCGCCGCGGACAGGATCTCGTTAAGCCTGGCGAAATTCCCAACTATATGCTGAAACAGGACGACCTGCGGCTAAAAATCACGGTTGATCGACGGCTCCAGCAAGCTGCTCGCAAAGCGCTTAAACAAAAAATGGCTGAGTTTAGCGCAAAGCGGGGCGCGGTGCTAGTGATGGAGGTACAGACGGGGGCGCTGCGAGTGATGGCAATAGAGCCATCCTTTGACCCCAACCAGTACTACACCTACCCGATGGATCAGCTCCGCAACTGGCTGCTGACCGATCCCTACGAGCCGGGTTCAACCTTCAAGCCAATCAACGTGGCGATCGCCCTAGAAGCCGGCACCGTCCGCCCCAACGACAGCTTCTATGACGAAGGGCGAATCTACATCGGCCCTTGGCCGATTCAGAACAGCGACGGCGCGGCGCGGGGTTCCCAAACCGTCGGGGAAATCGTCGCCCACTCTAGCAACGTCGGCATGGTGCGAATCATGCAAACGCTGAAGCCAGAGATTTATTACGACTGGCTGGCAAAGATCGAACTGGCCAAGCCCACGGGGATCGATCTGCCGTTTGAAACAGCCGGCCAGGTGAAAAAACGGGATCAGTTCCTAGGCGATCCGGTGGAGGTGGCAGTGACTGCTTTTGGGCAAGGCTTTAGCCTGACCCCGGTGCAACTGCTGCGGCTGCAAGGGGCGATCGCCAACGGCGGTTTCCTGGTCACGCCCCACGTCGTCGAAGGCCTCTTTGACAGCAGCGGCAAGCTCCACTGGCAGCCCCAATACGCGCCGCCCAAGCAGGTTTTCTCGCGTGAAACGGCGCAGGCCGTGCTGGGCATGATGGAAAAGGCCGTCGAAGAAGGCACAGGCACGCCCGCCCAAATTCCTGGCTATCGCATTGCTGGCAAAACGGGGACGGCTCAAAAAGCCAGCGCCACGGGCGGCTACGACAACGTTGCCCGAATCACCAGCTTCGTCAGCCTGTTTCCGGTTGAGGCTCCCCGCTATGCGGTGCTGGTGGTCATCGATGAACCCCAGGGCGACAATGCCTACGGCTCCACCGTTGCCGCGCCCATCGCCCGCGACGTGATGGAAGCGCTGATCCGCATTGACCTGATTTCTCCCAGCAAGGCTCCGGATACGACGGTCGTGGAGCAGTAG
- a CDS encoding DUF1517 domain-containing protein, whose protein sequence is MAKHMTRFRKIRQTVQFGATTLLALALVNGLSVDGTGGLSGREFLTGNPLRQGFARRAEAASGGRYRGGTFNRPSGGGSAGGGYSGGGYSGGGYSGGGYSGGYGGGYTSPDYFPVPGRYYPPPGPIYIPSNRPPVIVAPGGGYVTPVGGGGGGGLFLLFFLLPAGLMIFSTVMSAMQRTGRSRIPAARPGRGELENDIVTVTLLQVALLSQARYIQERLNQLVAGINTDTKAGLSEALRETVLVLLRSPENWTHARALSKTVSSREEAARLFEQWSIEERGKFTSETLVNVGGKIRRQPLDLNPNDDPAAYIVVTLIVGTEDDRPLFGPIHTVEELKLALRRLGAIPPEYLAIYELLWTPQDPTDSLSREELLTGYADMVQV, encoded by the coding sequence ATGGCTAAACACATGACCCGGTTTCGCAAGATTCGCCAGACGGTTCAATTTGGCGCAACGACGCTGCTGGCACTGGCGCTGGTCAATGGCCTAAGCGTAGACGGGACAGGCGGGCTAAGCGGGCGAGAGTTTCTAACGGGCAATCCCCTGCGGCAGGGCTTTGCTCGACGCGCTGAGGCGGCTTCGGGTGGTCGCTATCGCGGCGGCACATTCAACCGTCCGTCGGGCGGCGGATCGGCTGGGGGCGGCTATTCCGGCGGGGGGTATTCGGGCGGCGGCTACTCTGGCGGTGGCTATTCCGGGGGCTATGGCGGTGGCTACACCTCGCCTGACTATTTCCCCGTACCGGGGCGCTACTATCCGCCGCCCGGCCCCATTTATATTCCGTCCAATCGGCCACCCGTGATCGTTGCCCCCGGCGGCGGCTATGTCACGCCCGTTGGCGGCGGGGGCGGGGGTGGGCTGTTTCTGCTGTTTTTCCTGCTGCCTGCGGGGCTGATGATTTTTTCCACCGTGATGTCGGCCATGCAGCGCACGGGGCGATCGCGCATTCCGGCGGCTCGTCCGGGGCGCGGCGAACTGGAGAACGACATTGTGACGGTGACGCTGCTCCAAGTGGCGCTGTTGTCCCAGGCGCGATATATCCAGGAACGGCTGAACCAGTTAGTGGCAGGCATCAATACCGACACGAAGGCAGGGCTGTCGGAGGCGCTGCGAGAAACGGTGCTGGTGCTGCTGCGATCGCCCGAAAACTGGACCCACGCCCGCGCCCTATCCAAGACCGTTTCCAGCCGCGAGGAAGCTGCCCGCCTGTTTGAACAATGGTCTATCGAAGAGCGAGGCAAATTCACCTCCGAAACCCTGGTGAACGTGGGCGGCAAAATTCGCCGACAGCCGCTTGACCTCAACCCCAACGATGACCCCGCCGCCTACATCGTGGTGACGCTGATTGTCGGCACAGAAGACGACCGCCCCCTATTTGGCCCCATCCACACGGTCGAGGAACTGAAGCTTGCCCTGCGCCGCCTGGGGGCCATTCCGCCCGAATACCTCGCCATCTACGAACTGCTGTGGACTCCCCAAGACCCCACCGACAGCCTCAGCCGCGAGGAACTGCTGACGGGCTATGCCGATATGGTGCAGGTTTAG
- a CDS encoding ABC transporter substrate-binding protein, producing the protein MSQKNETLPLILSLLVTLLLLAGGIWWFGRNLGFGGVGIGQGGSPSTSSPGQGGGAGRISDRLSTGAQLLFPEGASSQKQAAVQALANRDYQGAIANLEASLQANRNDPEALIYLNNARIGDQNSYTIAVAVPTATSANSALEILRGVAQAQDEVNRAGGIDGVPVKVMIVNDDNSPDVTPQVADALVKDRSVLGVIGHFGSDATLAAAPVYEAGRLVMISPTSTSVQLSGAGQYIFRTVPSDRFTAAALSRHMLERLRVQRAAVFYNSQSAYSTSLKNEFTTAVFSDGGQVVGEFDLSAAGFDSVASFDQAAQQGAEVLVLAANTATLDPALQVVAINRRRLPILGGDSLYNPRVLQVGGESAVGMVVAVPWILLADPNAPFVRSSRQYWGGDVNWRTAMAYDAAIALIRAISIGKTNRAAIAESLRSNADTIEGATGVVRFLPSGDRNQAMQLVEIVPSQSQFGYSFYPVSQP; encoded by the coding sequence ATGTCTCAGAAAAATGAAACGCTTCCTCTGATTTTGTCGCTGCTGGTGACGCTGTTGCTGCTAGCAGGCGGCATTTGGTGGTTTGGCAGAAATCTGGGTTTTGGTGGCGTGGGCATCGGGCAGGGCGGTTCTCCCTCCACAAGCAGTCCAGGGCAGGGCGGCGGGGCAGGGCGTATTAGCGATCGCCTCAGCACCGGGGCGCAACTGCTGTTTCCCGAAGGAGCCTCCTCTCAGAAGCAGGCGGCCGTGCAAGCCCTGGCCAATCGAGACTATCAGGGGGCGATCGCCAACTTGGAGGCCTCCCTCCAGGCAAACCGCAACGACCCGGAGGCGCTGATCTATCTAAACAATGCCCGCATTGGGGATCAAAATTCCTACACTATTGCTGTGGCCGTCCCAACTGCCACCTCCGCAAATTCGGCTTTGGAAATCTTGCGGGGCGTGGCCCAGGCTCAGGATGAGGTGAATCGTGCAGGCGGCATCGACGGCGTGCCCGTCAAGGTGATGATTGTCAACGACGACAATAGCCCCGATGTGACTCCGCAGGTGGCGGATGCGCTGGTCAAAGATCGCTCGGTGCTGGGCGTGATTGGGCACTTTGGCAGCGATGCCACGCTGGCGGCTGCCCCGGTTTATGAAGCCGGTCGACTGGTCATGATCTCGCCCACCAGCACGTCGGTTCAGCTTTCGGGCGCAGGGCAGTACATCTTTCGCACCGTGCCGAGCGATCGCTTTACTGCTGCGGCCCTGTCTCGGCATATGCTAGAGCGGCTGCGGGTTCAGCGGGCTGCGGTTTTCTACAATTCCCAAAGCGCCTACAGCACCTCCCTCAAAAATGAATTTACGACGGCTGTCTTTAGCGATGGGGGGCAGGTTGTGGGCGAATTTGACCTGTCGGCTGCGGGGTTCGATTCGGTGGCTTCGTTTGACCAAGCTGCCCAGCAGGGTGCAGAGGTGCTGGTGCTGGCGGCCAACACAGCCACGCTCGACCCGGCGCTGCAAGTTGTGGCGATTAATCGACGGCGGCTGCCGATTTTGGGGGGCGATAGCCTTTACAATCCCCGCGTGTTGCAGGTCGGCGGCGAGTCGGCGGTGGGCATGGTGGTCGCCGTGCCGTGGATCTTGCTGGCAGACCCCAATGCGCCCTTTGTGCGCTCCTCGCGGCAATATTGGGGGGGTGACGTGAACTGGCGCACCGCTATGGCCTACGATGCGGCGATCGCCCTTATAAGGGCCATTTCTATTGGCAAAACCAATCGCGCTGCCATTGCGGAATCTCTGCGCTCCAACGCTGATACCATTGAAGGGGCGACGGGTGTGGTGCGGTTCCTACCATCGGGCGATCGCAACCAGGCCATGCAGCTCGTGGAAATCGTCCCCAGTCAGTCCCAGTTTGGGTATAGCTTTTATCCCGTGTCTCAGCCGTGA
- the pcrA gene encoding DNA helicase PcrA: protein MPKTADFLAHLNPSQRRAVEHYCGPLLVVAGAGSGKTRALTYRIANLVLTHRVDPENILAVTFTNKAAREMKERIEKLFAEREAQSKHGKPLEALPEHEQTRLKSFVYKTITKDLWIGTFHALCSRILRFDIEKFRHPGGYSWNRNFSIFDESDAQALVKDIVINQLNLDDKKFDPRSVRYAISNAKNQGWSPADLEREQPNFRGRTIANVYAEYQKALAANNALDFDDLILIPVQLFRQNEQVLAYWHKRFRHILVDEYQDTNRTQYDLIRLLVTNGEETENFKDWEYRSVFVVGDADQSIYSFRAADFRILLEFQDDFGDGLPDDDTRTMVKLEENYRSTANILEAANELIENNTERIDKVLRATRGAGESIFLFRAEDETDEARFVIDQIRQLEQNNPELHWGSFAILYRTNAQSRAFEEFLGRYGIPYNIVGGLRFYDRKEIKDVLGYLRAIANPQDTVSLKRVINTPRRGIGKTTIDRLESAARDLDRTLWEVLTDETLVSTLAGRSAKAVSGFTNTIQTWQAKLEDTPPAEIVQGVLEDSGYVADLKAQGTNEADDRLQNVQELYNAVLQFEEENEGATLLMFLANASLASDLDNTKEDQRQVSLMTLHSSKGLEFPVVFLVGVEQGLFPNFRSMEDPASLEEERRLCYVGITRAKERLFISYARERRLYGTREPAAPSLFLAELPKELLLTSAVGALPKKLATPIREVKAKRAQESLLNTHADDWKVGDRVVHKAYGAGQVTHIFGAGNKICLAIKFPGQGQKIIDPKITTLQRVI from the coding sequence ATGCCCAAAACCGCCGACTTCCTCGCCCACCTCAATCCGTCCCAGCGCCGTGCCGTCGAGCATTACTGTGGACCGCTGCTGGTGGTGGCGGGCGCTGGCTCTGGCAAAACGCGGGCGCTGACCTACCGCATCGCCAACTTGGTGCTGACCCATCGGGTAGACCCCGAAAATATTCTGGCGGTGACGTTTACCAACAAAGCCGCCCGCGAAATGAAGGAGCGGATTGAAAAGCTGTTTGCCGAGCGCGAGGCCCAGAGCAAGCACGGTAAACCCCTGGAGGCACTGCCCGAACATGAGCAAACGCGGCTGAAGTCTTTTGTTTATAAAACGATTACCAAAGACCTGTGGATCGGTACGTTTCACGCGCTCTGTTCCCGCATTTTGCGATTTGACATTGAAAAGTTTCGGCATCCTGGTGGCTATTCCTGGAACCGCAATTTTTCCATCTTTGACGAATCCGACGCGCAGGCATTGGTGAAGGATATTGTCATCAATCAGCTCAATCTAGATGACAAGAAATTTGATCCGCGCTCGGTCCGTTACGCCATTAGCAATGCCAAAAACCAGGGCTGGTCGCCCGCTGATTTGGAACGGGAACAGCCCAACTTTCGCGGCCGGACGATCGCCAATGTGTATGCTGAATATCAAAAAGCACTCGCCGCAAATAACGCGCTTGACTTCGACGATTTGATCCTGATCCCCGTCCAGCTATTCCGCCAAAATGAACAGGTTTTGGCATACTGGCACAAACGCTTCAGACACATCCTGGTGGATGAGTATCAGGATACAAACCGCACGCAGTATGACCTGATTCGACTATTGGTGACGAACGGCGAAGAGACGGAAAATTTCAAAGACTGGGAATACCGCTCTGTATTTGTTGTGGGCGATGCGGACCAGTCGATTTATTCCTTTAGAGCAGCGGATTTTCGGATTTTGCTGGAGTTTCAGGACGATTTTGGCGATGGGCTGCCGGATGACGACACGCGGACGATGGTAAAGCTGGAGGAAAACTATCGCTCGACGGCGAACATTCTGGAAGCGGCTAATGAGCTAATTGAAAACAACACCGAGCGGATCGACAAGGTGCTGCGGGCGACGCGGGGCGCGGGCGAGTCAATCTTTCTGTTTCGGGCGGAAGACGAAACCGATGAGGCGCGATTCGTGATCGACCAGATCCGCCAACTGGAGCAAAATAACCCGGAGTTGCACTGGGGCAGTTTTGCAATTCTCTATCGCACGAACGCGCAGTCGCGGGCGTTTGAGGAATTTTTAGGGCGCTACGGCATTCCCTACAACATCGTCGGCGGGCTGCGGTTCTATGACCGCAAGGAAATTAAGGATGTGCTGGGGTATTTGAGGGCGATCGCCAATCCGCAAGACACCGTGAGCCTCAAGCGCGTTATCAACACGCCCCGGCGCGGCATCGGCAAGACCACGATCGATCGGCTGGAGTCTGCTGCCCGCGACCTCGATCGCACGCTCTGGGAGGTATTGACCGATGAAACCCTAGTCAGCACGCTGGCGGGGCGCTCTGCCAAGGCGGTCAGCGGCTTTACCAACACTATCCAGACCTGGCAAGCGAAGCTGGAAGACACGCCGCCCGCGGAAATCGTGCAGGGGGTGCTAGAGGATTCGGGCTATGTAGCAGACCTGAAGGCGCAAGGCACGAACGAAGCGGACGATCGCCTGCAAAACGTGCAGGAACTCTATAACGCGGTGCTGCAATTTGAGGAAGAGAACGAAGGCGCGACGCTACTGATGTTTCTGGCCAATGCGTCCCTCGCCTCTGACCTGGACAATACGAAGGAAGACCAGCGCCAGGTGTCGCTGATGACGCTGCATTCGTCCAAAGGACTGGAGTTTCCCGTGGTGTTCCTCGTTGGCGTAGAGCAGGGCCTGTTTCCCAACTTCCGCTCGATGGAAGACCCCGCCTCGCTGGAGGAAGAGCGCCGCCTCTGCTACGTCGGCATTACCCGCGCCAAGGAGCGTTTGTTCATCAGCTATGCCCGTGAGCGGCGACTATATGGCACGCGGGAACCCGCCGCACCATCGCTGTTTTTGGCAGAACTGCCCAAAGAACTGCTGCTAACCAGCGCGGTGGGCGCATTGCCCAAGAAACTGGCAACCCCCATCCGCGAGGTGAAGGCGAAGCGGGCCCAGGAAAGCTTGCTCAACACCCACGCGGATGATTGGAAAGTGGGCGATCGCGTCGTTCACAAAGCCTACGGCGCGGGCCAGGTGACTCACATCTTCGGCGCAGGCAACAAAATCTGCCTTGCTATCAAGTTTCCGGGGCAGGGGCAGAAGATCATTGACCCGAAGATCACAACCTTGCAGCGAGTGATTTAA
- a CDS encoding DUF2237 family protein → MADARNVLGSKLEVCSISPMTGFYRDGCCSTGAGDFGAHVVCAEVTQEFLDYTKAQGNDLCTPMPAYGFPGLKPGDRWCLCASRWKEALDAGVAPPVVLAATHASALEYVSMAELEKHALDLAG, encoded by the coding sequence ATGGCAGACGCAAGAAATGTACTGGGCAGCAAGCTGGAGGTTTGCTCGATTTCGCCGATGACGGGTTTCTATCGGGATGGTTGTTGCAGCACGGGGGCGGGCGATTTTGGGGCCCATGTCGTGTGCGCTGAGGTGACTCAGGAATTCCTCGACTACACCAAAGCCCAAGGCAATGACCTGTGTACGCCCATGCCTGCCTACGGGTTTCCTGGCCTCAAACCGGGCGATCGCTGGTGTCTCTGTGCTTCCCGCTGGAAAGAAGCGCTGGATGCTGGCGTTGCGCCGCCGGTCGTGCTAGCTGCGACTCATGCTTCGGCGCTGGAGTATGTGTCGATGGCCGAGTTGGAGAAACATGCGCTGGACTTGGCGGGGTGA
- a CDS encoding cation:proton antiporter codes for MQEDFRLIVDLVVVLAAAAGGGLLAALLRQPVLLGYLLGGAIVGPAGLGLVKELIQVETLAQFGAAFLLFALGVEFSLNELRKVQAISLGGGALQILSTIGITALVSVGIGWVTSPTQGIFLGSILSLSSTAVVLKCLMERNETETLHGRVMLGILVVQDLALGLMLAVLPALEAPSGEIGAAVGVALLKTAMIAGGAIAAGIWLIPPLLRLLARTESRELFLLGVVALCLGIALLTEYLGLSIEMGAFIAGLMISEVEYADQTLTYVEPIRDIFATLFFAAVGMLIDPRFIWENLELILGLVALVFVGKFLIIAPLVRAFRYPLKTALITGLGLAQIGEFSFVLASKGQVLGLVSRRVYLLILGTTAVTLVFTPFVLRLVPKVFAWAESVPALRNWLEGGEGPQEISEALPQKDHVVVCGYGRVGRTIVRLLRENNYPVVVIDQSEQRIQKLREEQIPYVYGNAASVHVMTAAGVEQARGMAIALPDAMSTRLCLKRALELAPDLDVVVRAAQDKDIELLYQLGAREVVQPEFEASLELSAHLLIGTGRSTTEVLQEVTEIRNSHYRELRPQQDSKDVSRDLQAATQDMNSRWYALPDQSPLTGMTLEEADLRRIAGVSLMAIQRREGDRIDYPDAQTVLQSGDRLLLVGDASEIATFKDLATGEVPVPAKDLSCQWVAVPDASPLAGQTLGDLDLTQTYAVQVQAVRREGQFIRFPDGSIEIQAGDRLLLCGTLYHLNHAYQWITAASPILPALSPPTLSVPVMDTVPRGDREAS; via the coding sequence GTGCAAGAAGATTTTCGTCTCATTGTGGATTTAGTCGTGGTGCTGGCGGCGGCAGCCGGGGGTGGTCTGCTGGCGGCGCTTCTGCGACAGCCCGTACTGCTGGGATACCTGCTGGGTGGGGCAATCGTCGGGCCTGCAGGGCTAGGGCTGGTGAAGGAACTGATCCAGGTGGAAACGCTGGCCCAGTTTGGCGCGGCGTTTTTGCTGTTTGCGCTGGGGGTGGAGTTTTCGCTAAACGAACTGCGGAAGGTGCAGGCCATTAGCCTTGGCGGTGGGGCGCTGCAAATTCTGTCTACGATTGGCATTACGGCGCTGGTGTCAGTTGGCATTGGCTGGGTCACCTCGCCGACGCAGGGCATTTTCCTCGGCTCGATTCTGTCTCTGTCTTCCACGGCGGTCGTGCTGAAGTGCTTGATGGAGCGCAACGAAACCGAAACCCTGCATGGGCGCGTCATGCTGGGTATTTTGGTGGTGCAGGATTTGGCCTTGGGGTTGATGCTGGCAGTGCTGCCTGCGCTGGAGGCTCCATCGGGCGAAATTGGCGCGGCGGTGGGCGTGGCGCTGCTGAAGACCGCGATGATTGCGGGCGGGGCGATCGCCGCTGGGATCTGGCTAATTCCACCGCTGCTGCGCCTGCTAGCCCGCACCGAAAGCCGCGAACTGTTTCTGCTGGGCGTGGTGGCGCTGTGTTTGGGCATTGCCCTACTGACGGAGTATCTGGGGCTGTCGATTGAGATGGGCGCGTTCATCGCGGGTCTGATGATCTCTGAGGTGGAATACGCCGACCAGACCCTCACCTACGTAGAGCCGATTCGAGATATCTTCGCCACGCTGTTTTTTGCAGCCGTGGGCATGTTGATCGATCCCCGCTTCATTTGGGAGAATCTGGAGCTAATTTTGGGGCTGGTGGCGCTGGTCTTTGTTGGCAAGTTTTTAATTATTGCGCCCCTGGTTCGCGCCTTTCGCTATCCGCTGAAGACAGCGCTGATCACCGGCCTGGGGCTGGCGCAGATTGGCGAATTTTCCTTCGTGCTGGCAAGCAAAGGGCAGGTGCTGGGTCTGGTGTCGCGCCGGGTGTATCTGCTGATTTTGGGCACGACCGCGGTCACGCTGGTGTTTACGCCGTTTGTGCTGCGGCTGGTGCCCAAAGTGTTTGCCTGGGCAGAGTCGGTTCCGGCGCTTCGCAACTGGCTGGAGGGCGGCGAAGGCCCCCAGGAGATTTCCGAGGCGCTGCCGCAAAAAGATCACGTCGTGGTCTGTGGCTATGGGCGGGTGGGTCGCACCATCGTCCGCCTGCTGCGGGAGAACAACTACCCCGTGGTGGTGATTGACCAGTCGGAGCAGCGGATTCAGAAACTGCGAGAGGAGCAGATTCCCTATGTCTATGGCAATGCGGCCAGTGTGCATGTAATGACGGCGGCGGGCGTAGAGCAGGCGCGGGGGATGGCGATCGCCCTGCCGGATGCCATGAGTACACGCCTTTGCCTGAAGCGAGCGCTCGAACTAGCGCCCGATTTAGACGTGGTGGTTCGCGCCGCGCAGGACAAAGACATTGAACTGCTGTATCAGCTTGGGGCGCGAGAAGTCGTGCAGCCAGAGTTTGAGGCCAGCCTGGAGCTTTCGGCGCACCTGCTCATTGGCACAGGGCGATCCACGACCGAGGTGCTTCAGGAAGTAACCGAAATTCGCAATAGCCACTATCGAGAACTGCGCCCCCAGCAGGATTCCAAAGACGTATCTCGCGATCTCCAGGCCGCCACACAGGACATGAACAGCAGGTGGTATGCCCTGCCTGACCAGTCTCCGCTGACGGGTATGACGCTCGAAGAGGCAGACCTGCGGCGGATTGCAGGCGTGAGCCTGATGGCGATTCAGCGGCGAGAGGGCGATCGCATCGACTATCCCGACGCGCAAACCGTTCTGCAATCGGGCGATCGCCTGCTGCTGGTGGGCGATGCGTCAGAAATTGCCACCTTCAAGGATCTGGCCACCGGGGAAGTGCCCGTGCCCGCCAAAGACCTCTCCTGCCAGTGGGTTGCCGTACCCGATGCCAGTCCGCTAGCGGGGCAGACCCTGGGCGACCTGGATTTGACGCAGACCTACGCTGTGCAAGTGCAGGCGGTGCGCCGAGAGGGACAGTTCATCCGCTTTCCCGACGGCTCCATTGAAATTCAGGCGGGCGATCGCCTGTTGCTCTGCGGCACGCTCTATCACCTCAACCACGCCTACCAGTGGATCACTGCCGCCTCGCCCATCTTGCCTGCGCTGTCTCCGCCCACGCTCAGTGTCCCGGTGATGGATACCGTCCCACGGGGCGATCGCGAGGCTTCTTAA